A genomic stretch from Gopherus flavomarginatus isolate rGopFla2 chromosome 3, rGopFla2.mat.asm, whole genome shotgun sequence includes:
- the CCDC96 gene encoding coiled-coil domain-containing protein 96 codes for MEGEGAEAPVHPGESPVEAAAPGPVAEEQAAAEEAGGDRPPEEPAGEEAAAEQEEAEPEHSAGTEPPSPAAEGTAPEAPTSASFTEGEAEEPPPLQVGEVLSPRASWGEGRPSLPLLELGSPLEEEEDRGEAAAAEQRQRAELTEQYRLLLAERERTRRYNGHLQFKLYELFRKKGEEPPRAELEELVSDKEQRYARYLAMLEELRGQLAQRRAWYQLQIDALAQRCTEKLDRVKADWLAFQARKKEVTLFTMGRQLGGKEAAVKEVEHIQAKEQRKENEMSEVRLENIKLQHKIEKLEASLKAQEELAEGLHLIDFEQLKIENQTYNEKIEERNEELLKLRKKITNTVQVLTQLKEKLQFVEAQNQDQRAQLIETEALVAQKREILTKTKQARDSLRVHNLKLRQKCGLLGSEALLRDFENKVDAAEVLSQRLEMLKRHHAGLTLTCKAVKKKIKEAKSFLPE; via the exons atggagggggagggggccgagGCCCCGGTTCACCCCGGGGAGTCCCCTGTGGAGGCAGCGGCCCCGGGGCCCGTCGCGGAGGAGCAGGCTGCCGCAGAGGAGGCCGGGGGCGATAGGCCCCCTGAGGAGCCGGCGGGGGAAGAGGCTGCCGCGGagcaggaggaggcagagccggAACACAGCGCGGGCACGGAGCCTCCTTCCCCGGCCGCTGAGGGAACCGCCCCGGAGGCGCCCACCAGCGCCAGCTTCACGGAGGGCGAGGCCGAGGAGCCGCCCCCGCTGCAGGTGGGGGAAGTGCTAAGCCCCCGGgcgagctggggggaggggcggccgagcctgcccctgctggagctgggcagccccctggaggaggaggaggaccggggggaggcggcggcggcggagcAGCGGCAGCGCGCGGAGCTGACCGAGCAGTACCGGCTCCTGCTGGCCGAGCGCGAGCGCACGCGCCGGTACAACGGGCACCTGCAGTTCAAGCTGTACGAGCTGTTCCGCAAGAAGGGCGAGGAGCCGCCCCGCGCGGAGCTGGAGGAGCTGGTCTCCGACAAGGAGCAGCGCTACGCCCGCTACCTCGCCatgctggaggagctgagggggcagCTGGCCCAGCGGCGGGCCTGGTACCAGCTCCAGATAGACGCCCTGGCGCAGCGCTGCACGGAAAAGCTGGACCGCGTGAAGGCCGACTGGCTCGCCTTCCAGGCCCGCAAGAAGGAAGTGACCCTCTTCACCATGGGGCGCCAGCTGGGGGGGAAGGAAGCTGCCGTTAAGGAGGTGGAGCACATCCAAGCCAAGGAGCAGCGCAAAGAGAACGAGATGAGTGAG GTCCGCCTGGAAAACATCAAGCTGCAGCATAAGATTGAAAAGCTTGAAGCAAGCCTGAAAGCTCAAGAGGAGCTGGCAGAAGGACTGCACCTGATAGACTTTGAGCAACTGAAGATAGAGAACCAGACCTACAATGAGAAAATTGAGGAGCGCAATGAAGAGCTTCTGAAGCTCCGGAAGAAGATCACTAATACAGTGCAAGTCCTGACCCAGCTTAAAGAAAAACTGCAGTTTGTAGAAGCTCAGAATCAAGACCAGAGGGCCCAGCTGATAGAGACTGAGGCACTGGTGGCACAGAAAAGAGAGATACTGACCAAAACCAAACAGGCTAGGGATAGTTTACGGGTACACAACTTGAAATTGCGACAGAAGTGTGGGCTTCTTGGAAGTGAGGCACTGCTGCGGGACTTCGAGAACAAGGTGGATGCTGCTGAAGTGCTAAGTCAGCGGCTGGAGATGCTGAAACGTCACCATGCTGGACTTACCCTTACTTGCAAAgctgtaaagaaaaaaatcaaggaagCAAAATCCTTTCTACCAGAATGA
- the TADA2B gene encoding transcriptional adapter 2-beta, with protein sequence MAELGKKYCVYCLAEVSSLRFRCTECADIELCPDCFSAGAEIGPHRRWHGYQLVDGGRFTLWGAEAEGGWSSREEQLLLDAIEQFGFGNWEDMAAHVGASRTPQEVMEHYVSMYIHGNLGKACIPDSIPNRVTDHTCPSGGPLSPSLTTPLPPLDISVAEQQQLGYMPLRDDYEIEYDQDAETLISGLSVNYDDDDVEIELKRAHVDMYVRKLKERQRRKNIARDYNLVPAFLGKDKKDKEKAPKRKITKEEKELRLKLRPLYQFMSCKEFEDFFENMHKERVLRAKIRELQRYRRNGITKMEESAEYEAARHKREKRKENKNIANSKRGKEDGKDGEFAAIENLPGFELLSDREKVLCSSLNLSPARYVTVKTIIIKDHLQKRQGIPSKSRLPSYLDKVLKKRILNFLTESGWISRDAS encoded by the exons ATGGCGGAACTGGGGAAGAAGTACTGCGTGTACTGCCTGGCTGAGGTGAGCTCGCTCCGTTTCCGTTGCACGGAGTGCGCCGACATCGAGCTCTGCCCAGACTGCTTTTCGGCAGGCGCCGAGATCGGGCCGCACCGCCGATGGCACGGCTACCAGCTGGTGGACGGCGGCCGCTTCACCCTCTGGGGGGCCGAGGCCGAGGGCGGCTGGAGCAGCCgggaggagcagctgctgctggacgCGATCGAGCAGTTCGGCTTCGGCAACTGG GAGGATATGGCTGCTCATGTTGGAGCATCCAGAACTCCCCAGGAAGTGATGGAACACTACGTAAGCATGTATATCCATGGCAACCTTGGAAAAGCCTGCATCCCTGACAGTATACCTAACAGAGTGACAGATCATACTTGTCCCAGTGGTGGCCCACTTTCTCCTAGCCTGACCACACCCCTTCCTCCTTTGGACATATCagtggcagagcagcagcagttgggATATATGCCACTTCGAGATGACTATGAGATTGAGTATGACCAAGATGCGGAGACTCTGATCAGTGGCCTTTCAGTGaactatgatgatgatgatgtggaAATAGAATTAAAAAGAGCCCACGTTGATATGTATGTAAGAAAACTTAAGGAGAGGCAACGGAGGAAAAACATTGCACGAGATTATAATCTGGTACCTGCCTTTCTTGGGAAGGATAAAAAGGACAAGGAAAAAGCTCCAAAACGGAAGATCACAAAAGAAGAAAAGGAGTTGAGGCTAAAACTGAGGCCTCTCTATCAATTCATGTCTTGTAAGGAGTTTGAAGACTTCTTTGAGAACATGCACAAGGAGAGGGTACTTCGAGCAAAGATTCGAGAACTGCAGCGGTATCGTCGAAATGGAATCACCAAAATGGAAGAATCAGCAGAATATGAGGCAGCTAGACACAAACgggagaagaggaaggagaaTAAAAATATAGCCAATTCCAAGAGAGGAAAGGAAGATGGTAAGGATGGGGAATTTGCTGCAATTGAAAATCTGCCTGGCTTTGAACTCCTATCAGACAGAGAAAAGGTGCTCTGTAGCTCTCTCAATCTGAGTCCGGCACGTTATGTGACTGTGAAAACTATAATTATTAAAGACCATCTCCAAAAAAGACAGGGTATTCCCTCAAAAAGTCGCCTTCCCAGTTATTTGGACAAGGTACTAAAGAAAAGGATTTTAAACTTCCTAACAGAAAGTGGTTGGATATCTAGGGATGCTTCATGA